A genomic segment from Mustela lutreola isolate mMusLut2 chromosome 15, mMusLut2.pri, whole genome shotgun sequence encodes:
- the TRIM25 gene encoding E3 ubiquitin/ISG15 ligase TRIM25 isoform X2 — MAELVPLAEELSCSICLEPFKEPVTTPCGHNFCGLCLDETWAVQGSPYLCPQCRASYHARPQLRKNTVLCAVVEQFLQAEEARATPPPPDDWKLPTRAATPSPAGPVACDHCLKEAAVKTCLVCMASFCREHLQPHLDSPAFRDHQLQPPVQDLMRRKCPRHNRLRELFCPQHDECICHICLVEHKACSPVPLSQASADLETKLKHKLTVIYSQINGASRALEDVRARQHDVRETTNRRMEQLRQEYMEIKALIDAAEVTSTRKIKEEEKRVNTKFDNIYQILLKKRSEIQNLKEAVELALTKGDEFEFLEKGLKLQGVSTKPVYVPKVELNQELIRGVCQGTSDLKDELKRYIRQSQDKKPEEPTSSGNPGEHGPAPTHKPTHSAKKGPKEEKKPKKPPPASAFKMPTLGALATKMPTFGAQGESVDLEGIGKAPTAQPNAAAVKAKVLETFLAKSRPELLEYAVKFSLDYNTAHNKVALSENYTVASVAESPLNYQPHPKRFMYCSQVLGLHCYKKGIHYWEVELQKNNFCGVGVCYGSMPRQGPESRLGRNSASWCVEWFNTKISAWHNNVEKTLPSTKATRVGVLLNCDHGFVIFFAVSDKVHLMYKFKVDFTEALYPAFWVFSAGAMLSICSYKESAAAACSSPGDVA; from the exons ATGGCGGAGCTGGTCCCCCTGGCCGAGGAGCTGTCGTGCTCCATCTGCCTGGAGCCTTTCAAGGAGCCGGTCACCACGCCCTGCGGCCACAACTTCTGCGGCTTGTGCCTGGACGAGACGTGGGCCGTCCAGGGCTCGCCGTATCTGTGCCCGCAGTGCCGCGCCAGCTACCACGCGCGGCCGCAGCTGCGCAAGAACACGGTGCTGTGCGCGGTGGTGGAGCAGTTCCTGCAGGCGGAGGAGGCCCGGGCGACGCCCCCGCCCCCGGACGACTGGAAGCTGCCCACCCGCGCCGCCACGCCCAGCCCGGCGGGCCCAGTGGCCTGCGACCACTGCCTGAAGGAGGCCGCGGTCAAGACATGCCTGGTGTGCATGGCCTCCTTCTGCCGGGAGCACCTGCAGCCGCACCTGGACAGCCCCGCCTTCCGGGACCACCAGCTGCAGCCCCCCGTCCAGGACCTGATGCGCCGCAAGTGCCCCCGGCACAACCGGCTGCGGGAATTATTCTGCCCCCAGCACGACGAGTGCATCTGCCACATCTGCCTAGTGGAGCACAAGGCCTGCTCGCCTGTGCCCCTGAGCCAGGCCAGCGCCGACCTGGAG ACCAAGCTGAAGCATAAGCTGACTGTCATCTACAGTCAGATCAATGGGGCCTCgagagctctggaggacgtgaGAGCCCGGCAGCACGATGTGCGG GAGACTACAAATCGGAGGATGGAGCAGCTGAGACAGGAGTACATGGAAATCAAGGCACTCATCGATGCTGCAGAGGTCACCTCCACTCGGAAgataaaggaggaggagaagagggtcAATACCAAGTTCGACAACATCTACCAGATCCTTCTCAAGAAGAGGAGTGAGATCCAGAATCTGAAGGAGGCGGTTGAACTTGCCTTGACCAAGGGGGACGAGTTCGAGTTTCTGGAG AAAGGGCTAAAGCTGCAAGGAGTGTCCACAAAGCCGGTCTACGTCCCCAAGGTGGAGCTAAATCAGGAGCTGATAAGGGGCGTCTGTCAGGGCACCTCAGACCTCAAAGACGAGCTGAAGCGGTATATCAGGCAGTCCCAGGACAAGAAGCCCGAGGAACCCACCAGCTCAG GGAACCCTGGAGAGCATGGCCCAGCACCCACGCACAAACCCACCCACTCTGCGAAAAAGGGCCCTA aagaagaaaagaaacccaagaaACCTC CCCCCGCCTCAGCCTTCAAGATGCCCACCTTAGGAGCCTTGGCCACCAAGATGCCTACCTTCGGAGCCCAGGGAGAGTCCGTGGATCTGGAGG GTATAGGCAAAGCCCCTACTGCACAGCCCAACGCGGCGGCCGTCAAGGCCAAGGTGCTGGAGACCTTCTTAGCCAAGTCCAGGCCGGAGCTCCTGGAGT ATGCCGTTAAATTCAGCCTGGACTACAACACGGCCCACAACAAGGTGGCGCTGTCAGAGAACTACACGGTCGCCTCTGTGGCTGAATCACCCCTGAACTACCAGCCGCATCCCAAGAGGTTCATGTACTGCTCTCAGGTGCTGGGCCTGCACTGCTACAAGAAAGGGATCCACTACTGGGAGGTGGAGCTGCAGAAGAATAACTTCTGCGGGGTGGGCGTCTGCTACGGCAGCATGCCACGCCAGGGCCCCGAGAGCCGGCTCGGCCGCAACAGCGCCTCGTGGTGCGTGGAGTGGTTCAACACCAAGATCTCTGCGTGGCATAACAACGTGGAGAAAACGCTGCCCTCCACCAAGGCCACGCGGGTCGGCGTGCTGCTCAACTGTGACCATGGCTTCGTCATCTTCTTTGCCGTCTCCGACAAGGTCCACCTGATGTATAAGTTCAAAGTGGACTTCACGGAAGCGCTGTACCCTGCCTTCTGGGTGTTCTCTGCTGGTGCCATGCTCTCCATCTGCTCCTACAA GGAGTCTGCAGCCGCTGCGTGCTCTTCCCCAGGTGACGTGGCGTGA
- the TRIM25 gene encoding E3 ubiquitin/ISG15 ligase TRIM25 isoform X1, with product MAELVPLAEELSCSICLEPFKEPVTTPCGHNFCGLCLDETWAVQGSPYLCPQCRASYHARPQLRKNTVLCAVVEQFLQAEEARATPPPPDDWKLPTRAATPSPAGPVACDHCLKEAAVKTCLVCMASFCREHLQPHLDSPAFRDHQLQPPVQDLMRRKCPRHNRLRELFCPQHDECICHICLVEHKACSPVPLSQASADLETKLKHKLTVIYSQINGASRALEDVRARQHDVRETTNRRMEQLRQEYMEIKALIDAAEVTSTRKIKEEEKRVNTKFDNIYQILLKKRSEIQNLKEAVELALTKGDEFEFLEKGLKLQGVSTKPVYVPKVELNQELIRGVCQGTSDLKDELKRYIRQSQDKKPEEPTSSGNPGEHGPAPTHKPTHSAKKGPKEEKKPKKPPPASAFKMPTLGALATKMPTFGAQGESVDLEGIGKAPTAQPNAAAVKAKVLETFLAKSRPELLEYAVKFSLDYNTAHNKVALSENYTVASVAESPLNYQPHPKRFMYCSQVLGLHCYKKGIHYWEVELQKNNFCGVGVCYGSMPRQGPESRLGRNSASWCVEWFNTKISAWHNNVEKTLPSTKATRVGVLLNCDHGFVIFFAVSDKVHLMYKFKVDFTEALYPAFWVFSAGAMLSICSYK from the exons ATGGCGGAGCTGGTCCCCCTGGCCGAGGAGCTGTCGTGCTCCATCTGCCTGGAGCCTTTCAAGGAGCCGGTCACCACGCCCTGCGGCCACAACTTCTGCGGCTTGTGCCTGGACGAGACGTGGGCCGTCCAGGGCTCGCCGTATCTGTGCCCGCAGTGCCGCGCCAGCTACCACGCGCGGCCGCAGCTGCGCAAGAACACGGTGCTGTGCGCGGTGGTGGAGCAGTTCCTGCAGGCGGAGGAGGCCCGGGCGACGCCCCCGCCCCCGGACGACTGGAAGCTGCCCACCCGCGCCGCCACGCCCAGCCCGGCGGGCCCAGTGGCCTGCGACCACTGCCTGAAGGAGGCCGCGGTCAAGACATGCCTGGTGTGCATGGCCTCCTTCTGCCGGGAGCACCTGCAGCCGCACCTGGACAGCCCCGCCTTCCGGGACCACCAGCTGCAGCCCCCCGTCCAGGACCTGATGCGCCGCAAGTGCCCCCGGCACAACCGGCTGCGGGAATTATTCTGCCCCCAGCACGACGAGTGCATCTGCCACATCTGCCTAGTGGAGCACAAGGCCTGCTCGCCTGTGCCCCTGAGCCAGGCCAGCGCCGACCTGGAG ACCAAGCTGAAGCATAAGCTGACTGTCATCTACAGTCAGATCAATGGGGCCTCgagagctctggaggacgtgaGAGCCCGGCAGCACGATGTGCGG GAGACTACAAATCGGAGGATGGAGCAGCTGAGACAGGAGTACATGGAAATCAAGGCACTCATCGATGCTGCAGAGGTCACCTCCACTCGGAAgataaaggaggaggagaagagggtcAATACCAAGTTCGACAACATCTACCAGATCCTTCTCAAGAAGAGGAGTGAGATCCAGAATCTGAAGGAGGCGGTTGAACTTGCCTTGACCAAGGGGGACGAGTTCGAGTTTCTGGAG AAAGGGCTAAAGCTGCAAGGAGTGTCCACAAAGCCGGTCTACGTCCCCAAGGTGGAGCTAAATCAGGAGCTGATAAGGGGCGTCTGTCAGGGCACCTCAGACCTCAAAGACGAGCTGAAGCGGTATATCAGGCAGTCCCAGGACAAGAAGCCCGAGGAACCCACCAGCTCAG GGAACCCTGGAGAGCATGGCCCAGCACCCACGCACAAACCCACCCACTCTGCGAAAAAGGGCCCTA aagaagaaaagaaacccaagaaACCTC CCCCCGCCTCAGCCTTCAAGATGCCCACCTTAGGAGCCTTGGCCACCAAGATGCCTACCTTCGGAGCCCAGGGAGAGTCCGTGGATCTGGAGG GTATAGGCAAAGCCCCTACTGCACAGCCCAACGCGGCGGCCGTCAAGGCCAAGGTGCTGGAGACCTTCTTAGCCAAGTCCAGGCCGGAGCTCCTGGAGT ATGCCGTTAAATTCAGCCTGGACTACAACACGGCCCACAACAAGGTGGCGCTGTCAGAGAACTACACGGTCGCCTCTGTGGCTGAATCACCCCTGAACTACCAGCCGCATCCCAAGAGGTTCATGTACTGCTCTCAGGTGCTGGGCCTGCACTGCTACAAGAAAGGGATCCACTACTGGGAGGTGGAGCTGCAGAAGAATAACTTCTGCGGGGTGGGCGTCTGCTACGGCAGCATGCCACGCCAGGGCCCCGAGAGCCGGCTCGGCCGCAACAGCGCCTCGTGGTGCGTGGAGTGGTTCAACACCAAGATCTCTGCGTGGCATAACAACGTGGAGAAAACGCTGCCCTCCACCAAGGCCACGCGGGTCGGCGTGCTGCTCAACTGTGACCATGGCTTCGTCATCTTCTTTGCCGTCTCCGACAAGGTCCACCTGATGTATAAGTTCAAAGTGGACTTCACGGAAGCGCTGTACCCTGCCTTCTGGGTGTTCTCTGCTGGTGCCATGCTCTCCATCTGCTCCTACAAGTAG